A single Spartobacteria bacterium DNA region contains:
- a CDS encoding prepilin-type N-terminal cleavage/methylation domain-containing protein produces MKNSAPIKGFTLIEIVVVLMMVGMVAGLGSMLVVHMVNGYTRSRSNAQLAQHVELAMGRLVREARYVDRATNHAARISSSGSSVVFRRGGANRTVSLSGSTLNMTVNGTAYPLMKDVSSFAFSPNPIPANPDLISFVITPAGSGVPVYSNRVYVGE; encoded by the coding sequence ATGAAAAATAGTGCACCTATCAAAGGATTTACCCTGATCGAAATCGTGGTCGTACTCATGATGGTGGGGATGGTTGCTGGTTTGGGCAGTATGCTGGTAGTGCACATGGTCAATGGATATACCCGTTCGCGTTCCAACGCACAGCTGGCACAGCATGTGGAACTGGCCATGGGGCGGCTGGTGCGCGAAGCGCGTTATGTGGATCGTGCAACCAATCATGCGGCACGTATTTCCAGCAGCGGCTCATCGGTTGTTTTTCGTCGTGGCGGGGCGAATCGCACGGTTTCCCTGTCGGGATCCACGCTCAACATGACGGTGAACGGAACGGCCTATCCGCTCATGAAAGATGTGTCGTCATTTGCGTTTTCTCCCAATCCGATTCCTGCGAATCCCGATTTAATTTCTTTTGTAATTACTCCTGCCGGTTCGGGTGTTCCGGTGTACTCTAATCGGGTGTATGTGGGAGAATGA